The Flavobacteriales bacterium genome includes a region encoding these proteins:
- the hflX gene encoding GTPase HflX — MPQKISEICSTLQPSLSYTTKNVIKDFLALKKKSFQVNTAKIVETAVLVSVEKQGQNRQETEDFLAELEFLATTADAEVKKWFIQKLQMPDSKTYVGTGKLIEIANYIADKQINTAIFDDELSPSQIRNLEKALVCKIIDRSTLILDIFAKNAKTTRAKTQVELAQSEYLLPRLTRMWTHLEKQRGGIGMKGPGEKEIETDRRIIRDKISLLKKKLEDIDKQSVTQRKGREGELRLALVGYTNVGKSTIMNALTNAEILAENKLFATLDSTVRKLVLVKEAEEYIPPIVTLISDTVGFIRKLPHQLIESFKSTLDEIKEADLLLHVVDISHVNFESHIEVVTETLSEIGAGNKPILTIFNKIDGYNPRATAEDIFEDETIYNLEEFKETWFAKQNSPAIFISAFDKADINLLREKLFELCSGLR; from the coding sequence TGTCATACACAACAAAGAACGTTATAAAAGATTTCTTAGCATTGAAAAAGAAGAGCTTTCAGGTAAATACGGCAAAAATTGTGGAAACAGCCGTGCTTGTTTCGGTTGAAAAGCAGGGTCAAAACCGACAAGAAACGGAAGATTTTTTGGCCGAACTGGAGTTTTTGGCCACCACTGCGGATGCAGAGGTAAAAAAATGGTTTATTCAAAAGCTGCAAATGCCCGATAGCAAAACCTACGTTGGCACCGGAAAGCTCATAGAAATCGCCAATTATATAGCCGATAAGCAAATAAACACAGCCATTTTTGACGATGAACTTTCTCCCTCACAAATCCGAAATTTGGAAAAGGCTTTGGTGTGCAAAATCATTGACCGCAGCACACTTATATTGGACATATTTGCCAAAAATGCCAAAACTACTCGGGCAAAAACGCAGGTAGAGCTTGCACAAAGCGAGTATCTATTGCCTCGATTGACCCGCATGTGGACGCACCTTGAAAAGCAACGGGGCGGCATAGGTATGAAAGGTCCAGGCGAAAAGGAGATAGAAACCGACCGAAGGATTATTCGTGACAAAATATCGTTGCTCAAAAAGAAGTTGGAAGATATTGATAAACAAAGTGTTACACAGAGAAAGGGCAGGGAAGGGGAGTTGAGGCTGGCTTTGGTGGGATATACCAACGTGGGTAAATCAACCATTATGAATGCTTTGACCAATGCGGAAATTTTGGCTGAAAATAAGTTGTTTGCCACGCTAGATTCCACCGTGCGGAAGTTGGTTTTGGTAAAAGAAGCGGAGGAATATATCCCACCTATTGTCACACTGATTAGCGATACGGTAGGGTTTATCAGAAAACTTCCACATCAGCTCATCGAAAGTTTTAAATCAACCTTAGACGAAATAAAAGAGGCCGATTTGCTGCTGCATGTGGTGGATATTTCGCATGTAAATTTTGAGAGCCACATAGAAGTTGTTACGGAAACTCTCTCTGAAATTGGAGCAGGGAATAAACCGATACTGACTATTTTTAACAAGATAGACGGCTATAATCCGCGAGCTACCGCCGAAGATATTTTTGAAGACGAAACCATTTACAACCTTGAAGAGTTTAAAGAAACTTGGTTTGCAAAACAAAATTCACCAGCCATATTTATCAGTGCTTTTGATAAAGCAGATATTAACCTACTTCGCGAAAAGCTATTTGAACTTTGCAGCGGCTTGAGGTAG